AAATTACGCTTTGCTACACGCTGACGACGCAACTCACGTTTTGAAAGGGCAGGAATGGTGTCTGACGGGATGCCTTCCATATCTGTAGGAGTAGTATCACTGATAGAAGTTGTAGACATTTGCAGTTCATCGCTTTTTACTGCCGTATTATCAGTCGCAGCTGACATCATATTGATGGATGGAAGCATCATCAATATTCCTATTATATATTTCTTCATAATTTCTCTCTGAGGAATTTGACTGCAAAGAAAACTATTTTATTCCGATTAGTTTTGATGTTCTTAGATAATAAATCTAAAAAAGAATCGTATTTTTGCAGAATAAGATGTTTTTCGATATGCTGATAAATAAAACTGCATGATTTAACCCCATACACCAAACAATATTTATTAGTATATCATCATGGGTTATTAATTAATTATTTATATCTAATGAATAAACAGATTTTATCATTTTTTGTTTTCTGTGCTTTTTCTTATTCTACACAAGCACAAGGACTAAAAGGCGGCATCAGCGACTCCATGATGCAACAAATCAAACAGAGTTATACAAACACTCCCGCTGACAAGGCTATCCGAAACGCTATCGGAAGCAATGACATCCGTAAACTGGCTCTCAACCAGGACAACCTGAAAGGCATGGATACGCATTTCTCCATCAAAGTGTCTTCTAAAGGTATCACCGACCAGAAATCTTCCGGTCGATGCTGGCTTTTCACAGGTCTGAACGTGATGCGTGCCAAAGCGATCTCCAAGCATAACCTCGGCTCCTTTGAATTTTCACAGACTTATCCTTTCTTCTTCGACCAACTGGAGAAAGCCAACCTCTTTCTACAAGGCATCATCGACACCAGCAGCAAACCAATGGATGATAAAATGGTGGAGTGGCTCTTCCGTAACCCCTTGAGTGACGGTGGCACATTCACTGGCGTAGCTGACATCGTAAGTAAATACGGACTTGTTCCCAAAGATATTATGCCCGAAACCAACAGCAGCGAAAATACTTCCCGCATGGCAGGTCTGATTGCCTTGAAACTCCGTGAACAGGGTCTCCAACTCCGTGATCTCGCTGCTAAAGGCGCTAAGCCCGTCGCTCTTGAGAAAACGAAGACTGAAATGTTGAGTACCATCTACCGTATGTTGGTTCTGAATCTTGGTGTACCTCCCACAGAATTCACCTGGACCGAATACAATGCCCAGGGGAAACCTGTATCTACTGAGACTTATACTCCACTTTCTTTCCTGAAGAAGTATGGCGACGAAAAACTAATTGACAGCTACGTCATGTTAATGAACGACCCCAGCCGTGAATATTACAAATGTTATGAAATAGACTATGAACGCCATCGCTATGACGGTAAAAACTGGACGTATGTCAATCTCCCCATCGAAGATATCAAGGAAATGGCTATCGCCTCTCTCAAAGACAGCACCATGATGTATTTCTCCTGTGATGTAGGCAAATTCTTAAACTCTGACCGTGGTCTGCTGGATGTCAAAAACTACGACTATGAATCTCTCATGGGTACTTCTTTTAATATGGATAAGAAACAACGTATCCAAACCTTTGCCAGTGGCTCCAGCCACGCCATGACACTTATGGCCGTTGATCTTGATAAAAATGGAAAACCGACGAAATGGATGGTTGAAAATAGCTGGGGACCGGCTGCCGGTTATCAGGGGTATCTCATCATGACGGACGACTGGTTTAACGAATATATGTTTCGATTAGTGGTAGAAACAAAATACACATCGAAAAAAGTTTTAGATGTATTGAAGCAGAAACCAATCCGTCTTCCAGCCTGGGATCCTATGTTTGCTGAATAGTTCTTTTTCTTTTGTCTTGAAACAAAAGAAAGACGATTACGGGATAAAAGAAAGAAGATGTGTGTGCGAACACGAAAGGAATTACGGAAATATATCCGTAATTCCTTTCTTTTTTCCTCCCGAATCCCAATCTTATTTATTACTTTTGCGGCAAATTTATGAAACCATTATTTTATCTAGCATGGCAAATGTAATAAAGTTACGTAAAGGCCTTGACATAAACCTGAAAGGTAAAGCTGCTGAGACGTACGCAACAGTAAAAGAACCGGGGTTCTACGCACTCGTACCCGATGACTTTCCTGGAGTGACGCCAAAGGTAGTCGTGAAAGAACAGGAATATGTAATGGCTGGTGGACCCTTGTTTATCGACAAGTATCATCCTGAAGTGAAATTTGTTTCGCCGGTGAGCGGCGTGGTGACGAGTGTAGAACGTGGTGCTCGTCGTAAGGTATTGAACATCGTAGTGGAAGCTGCCGCAGAGCAGGACTATGAGGATTTTGGGAAAAAGAATGTTGCTTCGATGGATGCTGAAGCTGTGAAATCCGCTTTGTTGGAAGCCGGACTTTTCGCGTTTATCAAACAGCGTCCCTATGACATCATTGCAGACCCGACGGTAACTCCGAAAGGAATCTTCGTTTCCGCATTCGATACCAATCCGTTGGCTCCGGATTTTGAGTTCGCCCTCAAAGGCGAGGAAGTAAACTTCCAGACAGGACTTGATGCTCTTGCCAAACTGGCAAAAACTTACCTGAATATCAGTGTGAAACAGAACGCTGCCGCACTGACACAAGCTAAAAACGTTACAATCACCGCATTCGACGGGCCGAACCCTGCCGGTAATGTAGGCGTTCAGATCAACCACCTCGATCCCGTATCCAAGGGCGAAACGGTATGGACTATTGATCCGCAAGCCGTAATCTTCATCGGTCGCCTCTTCAATACAGGCCATGTAGATTTCACCCGTACAGTAGCTGTGACAGGTTCCGAAGTGTTGAAACCTGCATACTGCAAACTACAGGTAGGCGCATTGCTCACTAACGTGTTTGCCGGCAATGTAACAAAAGACAAAGACTTACGCTACATCAGCGGTAACGTGCTGACAGGAAAGCAAGTATCCCCGAACGGATTCTTGGGCGCATTCCATAGCCAACTGACTGTTATCCCCGAAGGTGACGACATTCACGAAATGCTTGGATGGATCATGCCACGCTTCAACCAGTTCAGTGCCAACCATTCTTATTTCAGCTGGTTGATGGGTAAGAAGGAATATACGTTGGATGCCCGTATCAAAGGTGGCGAACGTCACATGATTATGTCGGGTGAATACGATAGAGTATTCCCAATGGACATTCTACCCGAATATCTGATTAAAGCAATTATCGCCGGTGATATCGACCGTATGGAAGCACTCGGCATCTATGAAGTTGCTCCCGAAGATTTCGCCCTTTGCGAATTCGTCTGCTCTTCAAAGATGGAACTGCAACGCATCGTTCGTGCCGGACTCGATATGCTTCGTTCAGAAATGGCGTAATCGAATAAGAGATTAAATAATAAAAATTAAAATAAGCGATAGTTGAAATCTTGCGAAACGGCTCTCTGTGAATACAGCATAAATCCAGCACAGCCAATTTTCAACTCTCAACTTTCAATTTTCAATTAAATAAATGAAAGCGTTAAGAAATTATCTCGATAAGATAAAGCCGAACTTTGAGGAGGGCGGCAAATTCCACGCATTCCAGTCGGTGTTTGACGGCTTCGAAACATTCCTGTTCGTGCCCAGCAAGACTGCGAAAACGGGAACGCACATACATGACGCAATCGATAGCAAGCGCATCATGTCGATTGTGGTTATTTCGTTAGTACCGGCTTTGCTGTTCGGTATGTACAACGTAGGTTACCAGCATTTCACTCACACAGGCGCTACTGGCAGCTTCATCGAAATGTTTATCTACGGATTCCTGGCAGTATTGCCTAAAATAATCGTATCTTATGTAGTAGGTCTTGGCATTGAGTTCGTCGTAGCTCAATGGAAGAAAGAAGAAATCCAGGAAGGATTCCTCGTTTCCGGTATCCTGATCCCGATGATCGTTCCGGTAGACTGTCCGTTGTGGATTCTTGCCGTAGCTACTGCATTCTCTGTAATCTTTGCAAAAGAAGTATTCGGTGGTACAGGTATGAACGTATTCAACGTTGCGTTGATTACTCGTGCATTCCTGTTCTTCGCATACCCGACCAAGATGTCCGGTGATGTCGTTTGGGTGTCTGGCGACAGCATCTTCGGTTTGGGACAAAGTGTAGACGGACTCACCGTTGCCACTCCGCTGGGACAAGCTGCTACATCAGGCAGTGTGCCTGCATTCAACATGGATATGATTACAGGTTTGATTCCGGGTTCTATCGGTGAAACCAGCGTAATCGCCATCCTGATTGGTGCCGTTATCCTGCTTTGGACAGGTGTTGCGAGCTGGAAGACAATGATTTCCGTATTCGTCGGTGGTGCATTCATGGCATGGGTATTCAACTCAATCGGCATGGAAAACAACACAATGGCTCAAATGCCTTGGTATGAACACCTCGTTCTTGGTGGTTTCTGCTTTGGTGCCGTATTTATGGCTACTGACCCTGTGACTTCCGCACGTACAGAAAGAGGTAAATATATCTTCGGATTCCTGATCGGTGTGATGGCTATCGTTATCCGCGTACTGAATCCGGGTTATCCGGAAGGTATGATGCTTGCCATCCTGCTGATGAATATCTTCGCTCCGCTGATCGATTACTGTGTAGTACAGAGCAATATCAGCCGTCGCGAGAAACGCACTATCAAGTCTAACCAATAAATACCGAAAGAAAATGAATACGAATAGTAATAGTTATACTATCATTTATGCTTCGGTAATGGTTATTATCGTTGCATTCCTGCTGGCATTCGTTAGTTCTTCATTGAAATCTACACAAGACAAGAATGTGCAGTTGGACACTAAGAAACAAATCCTCGCTGCATTGAATATTAAGAATGTGAAAGATGCGGATGCTGAATATCAGAAATATGTGAAAGGGGATATGCTGATGAACGTAGACGGTACGCTGACCGAAAACACGGGCGAATTTGCTACCAACTACGAAAAAGAAGCAAAAGAACAACAACGTCTGCATGTGTTTGTATGTGAAGTGGACGGTCAGACTAAATATGTAGTCCCTGTTTACGGTGCCGGTCTTTGGGGCGCTATCTGGGGATATGTTGCGCTGAACGAAGATAAAGATACCGTTTACGGTACTTATTTCTCACACGCCAGTGAAACTCCGGGTCTGGGTGCTGAAATTGCAACTGATCATTTTCAGAATGAGTTTGTAGGTAAGAAGACTTTGGAAAATGGTTCTATCGCTTTGGGAGTTGTGAAGAACGGCAAGGTAGAGAAACCTGAATATCAGGTGGACGGTATTTCGGGCGGTACAATCACTTCTGTTGGTGTAGACGCTATGCTAAAAGCTTGTCTGGGTAGTTACATGAGTTTTTTAACTAAATAATAAGGAGAAGAAAAGAATATGGGACAACTGTTTTCAAAGAGAAATAAAGAAGTATTCTCTGCTCCGTTAGGAATAGACAATCCGGTAACCGTACAGGTGCTCGGTATCTGTTCTGCACTTGCTGTTACTGCAAAGCTGGAGCCGGCTATTGTAATGGGACTTTCAGTAACGGTAATTACTGCATTTGCTAATGTAGTTATTTCAATGTTGCGCAAAACCATTCCTAACCGCATCCGTATCATCGTTCAGCTGGTAGTGGTAGCTGCTTTGGTAACTATTGTAAGTGAAGTTTTGAAAGCGTATGCTTATGATGTAAGTGTTCAGCTATCTGTATATGTAGGTTTGATTATCACCAACTGTATCCTGATGGGACGTCTGGAAGCATTTGCCATGCAGAACGGTCCTTGGGAGTCTTTCCTTGATGGTCTGGGCAATGGTTTGGGATATGCCAAGATTTTGATTATCGTTGCTTTCTTCCGTGAACTGTTTGGTTCGGGAACATTGCTGGGTTTCAATATTCTGAATTACGAACCTATCCAGAATATCGGATACGTAAACAACGGTTTGATGTTAATGCCACCGATGGCATTGATTATCGTAGCTTGCATCATCTGGTATCAACGTGCACGTCACAAAGAATTGCAAGAAGAAAGTAATTAATTATTTCTGATTTCTGAATTATGGAACATTTATTAAGTTTATTCGTCCGCTCTATCTTTGTGGACAACATGATATTCGCATTCTTCCTGGGTATGTGTTCATACCTGGCTGTTTCGAAGAATGTGAAGACCGCTGTAGGGCTGGGTATCGCGGTAACTTTTGTGTTACTGGTGACACTTCCGGTCAACTATCTGTTGCAAACCAAGGTGCTGGCTGCCAATGCTATCATTGAAGGTGTTGACCTTAGCTTCTTGAGTTTTATTCTTTTCATAGCCGTTATTGCCGGTATTGTGCAGTTGGTGGAAATGGTAGTAGAACGTTTCAGCCCCTCATTGTACGCTTCGTTGGGTATCTTCCTGCCGTTGATTGCTGTTAACTGTGCTATCATGGGTGCTTCTCTGTTTATGCAACAACGTATCAACCTTGGTCCGAGCGACCCGAAATACATCGGTGATGTATGGGATGCTCTTTCTTATGCGTTGGGTTCCGGTATCGGTTGGTTGCTGGCTATCGTAGGTCTGGCTGCTATCCGCGAGAAAATGGCTTACTCTGATGTACCTGCTCCGTTGAAGGGCTTAGGTATCACATTTATCACAGTAGGTCTGATGGCAATCGCATTTATGTGTTTCTCTGGTTTGAACATCTAAAAGAAAGGAATAAGACAATGGATATGAATTTAATATTAGCGAGCATTGGGGTATTCCTTGTGGTTATTCTGTTGCTTGTTGTAATCTTGTTGGTTGCCAAGAATTTCTTGGTACCATCAGGAGACGTAAAACTGACAATCAACGGCGAAAAGGAATTGGAAGTGGCTTCCGGTTCTACTTTGCTTAATACGCTGTCTGTAAACGGAGTATTCCTGTCATCAGCTTGTGGTGGTAAAGGTTCTTGCGGACAGTGCAAATGCCAGGTACTCGAAGGTGGTGGAGAAATCCTGCCTTCTGAAGTTCCTCACTTCAGCCGTAAACAGCAACAAGACCACTGGCGTCTGGGCTGTCAGGTGAAAGTGAAAAATGATATGGCTATCAAGATCGACGAATCTATCTTGGGCGTGAAAGAGTGGGAGTGCGAAGTAATCTCCAACAAGAACGTGGCTACATTTATTAAAGAGTTCATCGTTGCTCTGCCTAAAGGCGAACACATGGACTTCATCCCGGGTTCTTACGCACAGATTAAGATTCCTAAATTCTCAATGGATTATGATAAGGACATTGATAAGAGTCTGATTGGTGATGAATATCTTCCTGCATGGGAGAAATTCGGTTTGCTGGGTCTGAAATGTAAGAACGACGAGGAAACAATCCGTGCTTACTCTATGGCCAACTATCCTGCCGAAGGTGACCGTATCATGTTGACAGTACGTATCGCTACTCCGCCATTCAAACCGAAAGAGCAAGGTCCTGGATTTATGGATGTAATGCCGGGTATCGCTTCTTCTTATATCTTTACCCTGAAACCGGGTGACAAAGTAATAATGAGTGGCCCTTACGGAGACTTCCACCCAATCTTCGATTCTAAGAAGGAAATGATGTGGATTGGTGGTGGTGCCGGTATGGCTCCATTGCGTGCGCAAATCATGCACTTGACCAAGACATTGCATACTACTGACCGTAAGATGTCTTACTTCTATGGTGCCCGTGCGCTGAACGAAGTGTTCTATCTGGAAGATTTCCTACAAATTGAAAGGGACTTCCCGAACTTCACCTTCCATTTGGCTCTCGACCGTCCGGACCCTGCTGCTGATGCCGCAGGCGTGAAGTACACTCCGGGATTCGTTCACAACGTAATTTACGAAACTTACCTGAAGAATCACGAAGCTCCTGAAGATATTGAATACTACATGTGTGGTCCTGGCCCGATGTCGAAGGCCGTTGAGAAGATGCTCGACGATCTTGGTGTTCCGGCACAGAATCTGATGTTCGACAACTTCGGAGGATAATTTGCAGAAGAGAACAAACCGGTTGGGAAAATGACCGGAAAGGTTACATAAAGACAGAGCGGGAAATCTGAAAAGCAGCAATGCTTCTTCGATTTCCCGCTTCTTTTTGGTGTGATCTCATAATGTCTTTCCGCTATGTCTTGTATCTATTTTATGCCTGTTTGAAAGATAGTGCTCCTTTTTTATCCATACTTATCTATTATATTCGTATATTTGGCTACACAATAGAATTATTAAACCACAATAGGTTATGGAATATCATCGTATATCTTTCATCCACAATGATACAGAGTATTCATTTGTCAAAGCTATGAGTTCAAATTTAACGGGATATGCCTTAGTGACAGCTTGTAGGGCAGAAGTAACTATTTACATGAAAGAGAATAACCTGAAAGGTTATTATATATTGACCGGCATGGCTAAAGTTTGATTGTATTTTTATCTTCGTACTCTTTCCTTTTTGTATCTTTGCCCCCATGTTAGAGAAAAATGAAATTATACAGTCGGCTCTCCGCAATTTGAAGATTGAAGAGCTGAATCCGATGCAGGAAGCATCACTTGAACAAGCTACCGGCAGAAAAGACGTTATACTGTTGTCACCGACAGGATCGGGCAAGACATTGGCCTATTTGTTACCTTTACTCCTTACCCTAAAACCGAACGATGACAGCGTACAGGTCTTGATTCTTGTTCCTTCGCGTGAGCTTGCCTTACAGATAGACTCTGTATTCAAAGCAATGGGGACTTCCTGGAAAACCTGCTGTTGTTACGGCGGGCATCCCATCGCCGAAGAAAAGAAAAGTATATTAGGCAATCATCCTGCTATCATCATCGGTACCCCGGGACGTATTACCGACCATTTGTCGAAAGGAAATTTCAATCCTGAAACCATTGAAACTTTAATTATCGACGAGTTCGACAAGTCGTTGGAGTTTGGTTTCCACGATGAAATGGCAGAGATTATCACCCAGCTTCCGGGATTAAAAAAACGTATGTTGCTTTCAGCTACCGATGCAGAAGAGATTCCCGAATTTACGGGACTGAACCGCACGGTTAAGTTGGACTTCCTTTCGGACGCTTCTGAAGAACAAGAGTCGCGCTTGAAATTGATGAAGGTGCTTTCGCCCTCCAAAGATAAGATTGATACTTTATATAACCTGCTTTGTACATTGGGGAGTAGTTCGAGCATTGTGTTTTGTAATCAT
The Bacteroides luhongzhouii DNA segment above includes these coding regions:
- a CDS encoding C1 family peptidase, which gives rise to MNKQILSFFVFCAFSYSTQAQGLKGGISDSMMQQIKQSYTNTPADKAIRNAIGSNDIRKLALNQDNLKGMDTHFSIKVSSKGITDQKSSGRCWLFTGLNVMRAKAISKHNLGSFEFSQTYPFFFDQLEKANLFLQGIIDTSSKPMDDKMVEWLFRNPLSDGGTFTGVADIVSKYGLVPKDIMPETNSSENTSRMAGLIALKLREQGLQLRDLAAKGAKPVALEKTKTEMLSTIYRMLVLNLGVPPTEFTWTEYNAQGKPVSTETYTPLSFLKKYGDEKLIDSYVMLMNDPSREYYKCYEIDYERHRYDGKNWTYVNLPIEDIKEMAIASLKDSTMMYFSCDVGKFLNSDRGLLDVKNYDYESLMGTSFNMDKKQRIQTFASGSSHAMTLMAVDLDKNGKPTKWMVENSWGPAAGYQGYLIMTDDWFNEYMFRLVVETKYTSKKVLDVLKQKPIRLPAWDPMFAE
- a CDS encoding Na(+)-translocating NADH-quinone reductase subunit A — its product is MANVIKLRKGLDINLKGKAAETYATVKEPGFYALVPDDFPGVTPKVVVKEQEYVMAGGPLFIDKYHPEVKFVSPVSGVVTSVERGARRKVLNIVVEAAAEQDYEDFGKKNVASMDAEAVKSALLEAGLFAFIKQRPYDIIADPTVTPKGIFVSAFDTNPLAPDFEFALKGEEVNFQTGLDALAKLAKTYLNISVKQNAAALTQAKNVTITAFDGPNPAGNVGVQINHLDPVSKGETVWTIDPQAVIFIGRLFNTGHVDFTRTVAVTGSEVLKPAYCKLQVGALLTNVFAGNVTKDKDLRYISGNVLTGKQVSPNGFLGAFHSQLTVIPEGDDIHEMLGWIMPRFNQFSANHSYFSWLMGKKEYTLDARIKGGERHMIMSGEYDRVFPMDILPEYLIKAIIAGDIDRMEALGIYEVAPEDFALCEFVCSSKMELQRIVRAGLDMLRSEMA
- a CDS encoding NADH:ubiquinone reductase (Na(+)-transporting) subunit B, which encodes MKALRNYLDKIKPNFEEGGKFHAFQSVFDGFETFLFVPSKTAKTGTHIHDAIDSKRIMSIVVISLVPALLFGMYNVGYQHFTHTGATGSFIEMFIYGFLAVLPKIIVSYVVGLGIEFVVAQWKKEEIQEGFLVSGILIPMIVPVDCPLWILAVATAFSVIFAKEVFGGTGMNVFNVALITRAFLFFAYPTKMSGDVVWVSGDSIFGLGQSVDGLTVATPLGQAATSGSVPAFNMDMITGLIPGSIGETSVIAILIGAVILLWTGVASWKTMISVFVGGAFMAWVFNSIGMENNTMAQMPWYEHLVLGGFCFGAVFMATDPVTSARTERGKYIFGFLIGVMAIVIRVLNPGYPEGMMLAILLMNIFAPLIDYCVVQSNISRREKRTIKSNQ
- a CDS encoding Na(+)-translocating NADH-quinone reductase subunit C, which codes for MNTNSNSYTIIYASVMVIIVAFLLAFVSSSLKSTQDKNVQLDTKKQILAALNIKNVKDADAEYQKYVKGDMLMNVDGTLTENTGEFATNYEKEAKEQQRLHVFVCEVDGQTKYVVPVYGAGLWGAIWGYVALNEDKDTVYGTYFSHASETPGLGAEIATDHFQNEFVGKKTLENGSIALGVVKNGKVEKPEYQVDGISGGTITSVGVDAMLKACLGSYMSFLTK
- a CDS encoding NADH:ubiquinone reductase (Na(+)-transporting) subunit D, producing the protein MGQLFSKRNKEVFSAPLGIDNPVTVQVLGICSALAVTAKLEPAIVMGLSVTVITAFANVVISMLRKTIPNRIRIIVQLVVVAALVTIVSEVLKAYAYDVSVQLSVYVGLIITNCILMGRLEAFAMQNGPWESFLDGLGNGLGYAKILIIVAFFRELFGSGTLLGFNILNYEPIQNIGYVNNGLMLMPPMALIIVACIIWYQRARHKELQEESN
- the nqrE gene encoding NADH:ubiquinone reductase (Na(+)-transporting) subunit E — translated: MEHLLSLFVRSIFVDNMIFAFFLGMCSYLAVSKNVKTAVGLGIAVTFVLLVTLPVNYLLQTKVLAANAIIEGVDLSFLSFILFIAVIAGIVQLVEMVVERFSPSLYASLGIFLPLIAVNCAIMGASLFMQQRINLGPSDPKYIGDVWDALSYALGSGIGWLLAIVGLAAIREKMAYSDVPAPLKGLGITFITVGLMAIAFMCFSGLNI
- the nqrF gene encoding NADH:ubiquinone reductase (Na(+)-transporting) subunit F — translated: MDMNLILASIGVFLVVILLLVVILLVAKNFLVPSGDVKLTINGEKELEVASGSTLLNTLSVNGVFLSSACGGKGSCGQCKCQVLEGGGEILPSEVPHFSRKQQQDHWRLGCQVKVKNDMAIKIDESILGVKEWECEVISNKNVATFIKEFIVALPKGEHMDFIPGSYAQIKIPKFSMDYDKDIDKSLIGDEYLPAWEKFGLLGLKCKNDEETIRAYSMANYPAEGDRIMLTVRIATPPFKPKEQGPGFMDVMPGIASSYIFTLKPGDKVIMSGPYGDFHPIFDSKKEMMWIGGGAGMAPLRAQIMHLTKTLHTTDRKMSYFYGARALNEVFYLEDFLQIERDFPNFTFHLALDRPDPAADAAGVKYTPGFVHNVIYETYLKNHEAPEDIEYYMCGPGPMSKAVEKMLDDLGVPAQNLMFDNFGG
- a CDS encoding DEAD/DEAH box helicase produces the protein MLEKNEIIQSALRNLKIEELNPMQEASLEQATGRKDVILLSPTGSGKTLAYLLPLLLTLKPNDDSVQVLILVPSRELALQIDSVFKAMGTSWKTCCCYGGHPIAEEKKSILGNHPAIIIGTPGRITDHLSKGNFNPETIETLIIDEFDKSLEFGFHDEMAEIITQLPGLKKRMLLSATDAEEIPEFTGLNRTVKLDFLSDASEEQESRLKLMKVLSPSKDKIDTLYNLLCTLGSSSSIVFCNHRDAVDRVHQLLADKKLLAERFHGGMEQPDRERALYKFRNGSCHVLISTDLAARGLDIPEVGHIIHYHLPVNEEAFTHRNGRTARWDATGTSYLILHAEEKLPPYIPEEMEAVVLPENPPRPPKSVWTTIYIGKGKKEKLSRIDIAGFLYKKGNLAREDVGAIDVKEHYAFVAVRRAKVKQLLNLIQGEKIKGMKTIIEEAK